A segment of the Candidatus Nanoarchaeia archaeon genome:
ATTTGTCCTGGGGGCTGTACTTTGGAGGGCTTTTTGAGAGGGCTTTCTGGCCGCAAGTGCATACTCCTCTCATCGTATATTTATTGCAGTTGCTACACCATAGAATCCGCTTCATGCTTCTGCTCGCTTGAAT
Coding sequences within it:
- a CDS encoding nucleolar RNA-binding Nop10p family protein; this encodes IQASRSMKRILWCSNCNKYTMRGVCTCGQKALSKSPPKYSPQDKYARYRRIVKEPGWKEKGLI